From Mustela erminea isolate mMusErm1 chromosome 1, mMusErm1.Pri, whole genome shotgun sequence, a single genomic window includes:
- the TMEM39A gene encoding transmembrane protein 39A isoform X4: protein MLARRLVWALISEATKAGAASMIHYMVLISARLVLLTLCGWVLCWTLVNLFRSHSVLNLLFLGYPFGVYVPLCCFHQDSRAHLLLTDYNYMVQHQAVEESASTVGGLAKSKDFLSLLLESLKEQFNNATPIPTHSCPLSPDLIRNEVECLKADFNHRIKEVLFNSLFSAYYVAFLPLCFVKSTQYYDMRWSCEHLIMVWINAFVMLTTQLLPSKYCDLLHKSAAHLGKWQKLEHGSYSNAPQHIWSENTIWPQGVLVRHSRCLYRAMGPYNVAVPSDVSHARFYFLFHRPLRLLNLLILIEGSVVFYQLYSLLRSEKWNHTLSMALILFCNYYVLFKLLRDRIVLGRAYSYPLNSYELKAN from the exons GCCACTAAGGCGGGTGCAGCATCTATGATTCACTACATGGTTCTGATATCAGCTCGCTTGGTGCTACTCACTTTATGTGGATGGGTACTTTGTTGGACCCTCGTCAATCTCTTCCGGAGCCATTCAGTCCTCAATCTCCTTTTCCTTGGCTACCC GTTTGGTGTTTATGTTCCTCTCTGCTGTTTCCACCAAGATAGTAGAGCTCATCTTCTTCTCACAGACTATAACTACATGGTTCAGCATCAGGCGGTAGAAGAAAGTGCCTCAACTGTGGGTGGCTTGGCCAAATCCAAAGACTTCCTCTCCTTATTGCTGGAGTCTCTGAAAGAACAGTTTAATAATGCCACGCCCATCCCCACGCACAGCTGCCCCCTCTCTCCAGACCTCATTCGCAATGAAGTGGAATGTCTGAAAGCGGATTTCAACCACAGAATCAAGGAAGTTCTCTTCAACTCCCTCTTCAGTGCCTACTATGTTGCATTTCTCCCCCTGTGTTTTGTGAAG AGTACCCAGTACTATGACATGCGCTGGTCATGTGAGCACCTCATTATGGTGTGGATCAATGCTTTTGTCATGCTCACCACACAACTGCTGCCGTCTAAATACTGTGATTTGCTACATAAATCAGCCGCTCACCTGGGCAAGTGGCAGAAGCTTGAACATGGGTCCTACAGCAATGCTCCACAGCACAT TTGGTCCGAAAATACAATATGGCCTCAAGGGGTGCTGGTGCGACACAGCAGATGCTTGTATAGAGCCATGGGGCCTTACAACGTGGCAGTGCCTTCAGACGTATCCCATGCCCGCTTTTAT TTCCTATTTCATCGTCCATTAAGGCTGTTAAATCTGCTTATCCTTATTGAGGGCAGTGTCGTCTTCTACCAGCTCTATTCCTTGCTGCGGTCGGAGAAGTGGAACCACACACTTTCCATGGCTCTCATCCTCTTCTGCAActactatgttttatttaaacttctCCGGGACAGAATAGTATTAGGCAGGGCATACTCCTACCCACTCAACAGTTATGAACTCAAGGCAAACTAA